The stretch of DNA TTAAGAAATTTTTTATTTATAGTTTAATTTTCTCCTGTAGTTTCTCTGGTCACCTAAAAGGAGTCTGCAACGAGGTTGTCGCTTCTCCATCGAGAACCGAGGAGAATCCAGAAATGTTAATAACGCAACTAAGTGGGTTGCTCGAAACCCTAATAGAAGAGGGCAAAGAGATATGTAACGAACTGCATACAATTTGCAATGAGCAAGAAAATTCGGAGCAGACTGAGGAAAATTGTAGTACTTCTTCTGATTCAGAGATTCGTTCTGAAGAGACCCCTCAGGAATACGTTATGAATTTTTTAAATAGCATGGTTCAAAGATTAGAAGATATTTCTAGAGTGTGTCAATCTGGACAAGTTTCTCAGATTATAGATTGTTTTAACCGTGAATTCGACATACGAAATCGAGAATTAGAACTAAAAAATCGAGAATTAGAGCTCCGAGAGAGGGATTTAGAATTCAAGAAGTCTATTTTAGCTTGGAAAAAAGAAAAAACAACCCGTGAACTAGAGTTTCAACGTGAACAAGATGTTAAGCAAACTCTTATGCTATTAAAAAAATAAAGTAGAAAGAAAATGTTCCACAGAATCTTCGAACATTTTCTTTACCTCTTTTCTTTTTTTCTCTTAATGGAGTTTAGCTCCCTGTATTGCGAAAGAGAGTTTTTATTTTCAAAAGATGTCTCTGGTGCCCCTGCTATCATACTCAAGACATGCTCTTCCAGAAAACTAAAGCCGCGCGATAAGAAAGAAAATCGTTTTGTATCGTAAGACTTGGGATCTTTCTTAATAAAGCTGCGATCTCTACCCTCAGATTGTAGTAAACCTAGGATAAAACAAAATCATCCGAAAAAGTTATCATAGTCACTTCTATTTGGAGATGCTGTAGTGTCTTGTTGTTCAAGAAAACCATCACCAAGGTCCTCCGTTTTCAGCAGATTATAAATAGGAATGAAGGCCCATGGGTAACAACAAGTATCTTTGTCCTTATTAGCATAAATACTAGCAAGCTTTCTTACATTAAATATCTGACGATAGAGCTGGCGGGTTTGGTTAAAGGCTAGGCGAGCATAGTAACAAGAATGTCCTGGAGTGAAAAAATCCTTCTGACTGCGATTACGTCTCAGGTTAAGGTAACTTACTAGGATTTGTTTTGCTCCCGCTCTAAACAGTGTTAAATATCCGTCATACACTGGTGTATAAGCAAGAAAAAATGTCGCCAGATCTCTATTAGAAAAAAGAAAAAAGGCTTTTCGCCTCAGTTCCTCCTCCTTTTTTTTAAAGAGACTTTCATATTTGAGGGGAGACCTAAGATGATTAGTAAGTTCATTTACAAGCATTGGTAATTTTGGCACAGCTGCCTCAATTAATAAATAGGAACCAACCACAGTACGTATTAACAATTCCTCTTGTGCGTTTACATCAGGAAAGGTAGACGGACCCCAATCTTTAAAAAAGAAAATATTTTTATTAGCATCATAAATTTCTGTTAACGTGGGGCTGTTTCGTACTGTGTAACAAGAGTTATTAAACGCTTCTAATGGATTACACTGAGACTCAGTAATGTTTCTTCCAAAATGATCTGGGTCTTCTTTCTCCTTTTGAAGATCTATATTTTTTCTTTCTTTGAACCACATAACAATTTCTTCTTTATGTGAAATAGGACTAGGAATAGAGAAAACCGCAAATACTACACACGCCAGAGCAGTAAGCAGTAAAAGAGCCGCTAAAACTAAATAGGGAACAAAAGCCAAAATAGCAGTCACTGTTAAAGCTAAAAGGACAACCCCAGCAACAAAAGTCACAACAGCTACCGCTATAGCTAGAATTCTACACCTAAAGGAATCTTTAAATTGTTTATTTATTAAGACTTCTTGAGAATCTTGAATTAAGATTTGAGAACTATTCTCTATTCTTCCTGTCGCCATAGGTTACCTTTTGTAAGGATACCCTAAATCTTTCAATTAAATTTCAGAATCAGGGTTAAAAAAAATTGGTGCATTCTAACAAACTAGATCAAATAAAGTCACATATTTTTCTTTATTTAAGGTCAATAAGATGGGTTTAAGAATAGAAAAATACCTGTCCTAGAACAATGATTCCAGAGCTATACAAACTTGGGATTAATCAAAAAGCTCAGGGACTTGGACACTTCACCCACCTATAAATGCCATTGCTAAATCTATTATTTTTCCATTCCTGAGGTCGATAGGCTTTTAGAAAGCATTAGAAAACAAGGGAAAGCAGAACATCCCTTTAGAAGGGTTCCCCCTTAAACAACTTAACATACAGTAGAAAAAGTATCTCCGTATGATTTCTTTTTACTTTTGGTGTCTAAGGGGAAGGATTCCTACAAGTTTTTAGCGATGAGGTCTACGATGCAAATGCCTTCGCACTGATCTCACAAAGGAAAAGGTATTTACGACTAATAGAAGCATGCAAAACAAGAAGTTTATAGTCTGTCCTACAGCCAAAATGTCTCCAGAGTGCCACGCCTCATTTGCGGTCTGGTTTAGATCGTAAACAGAAGGGTTATTGGGCCTGACGATAACTCGTGGAACCTGAATAAGCAGCTGGTTAAAAACACCTATTATGATAGGCATAAAAATTCCACCGTGGAATACAGTCAAAGCACTTTGAGAAAATCTTATAGATTCCATGTGTTCTACACGAACCCTTCCCAAAGGTAGATTTCTTCCTGTTAATCTTCTTTGAACAAAAAACTGAACGCGCGAACGCAAGTTCGTGAAAAACATCCTTGTTATGTCTACATAAATGAAACTACCTGTTGCAAAGGTAGCAACAGAAAATATTGCTGATATTAGAGATGGTTGACGATGGACTCTCCGTGCTACATTGATATGATCAAGCAATACAGTCAGAAATCCCAAGGGTTGCATCCCTAAAACTCCCAATCTTAAGGCACGCAAATGTCGCCGACATCCTGGGCGATTTGTCAGTAAAAGGAAAAAATAGCGCAAGGTCATTGTAGAATATCCTGTAACAATAGCATATGAGACTAGAACGTCAACGCCATAAGTCACCGAAAGCACTAGAATTTCTTGGAGTAAACTGGAGATCCTTGCTGTAGCATATAGTGCAGTCAATGCAATATCACGACAATGATTTGGTTGGGGGTTAAATTCTCTAACAGTATAAGAATCCCCTTCATTTATCCATTCAACAAGACGAGTCATGGCACTGGGGTCCCGATTTAAATCTACTAATAGGGATATTTCTAAAGGAGGACTTAAGGGGGGGACAAAAATTTGTTCGTTATAATCTGAGATCAAACATTGTTCTCCATAACGCAATGCCCACTGATATGAGGGACAGCGTATCGAAGGGTTAAAGATTCCTTCAGCAGAATCTGCATAAGGCAACGTCGTAGTGTTTTCTGCTGTTGCCCCTCGATAATCCAGGAGCGTCACCCAATCCCCTGGCAAACGGTAGTTTTGAACACGGTAATCTCCTTGGATATAATAACTGCTTCCAATGCCAACACAAAGAATACGACTAGAGTATATGGAATTGTCTAATGCTACTTGGAGATAGAGACCTCCGTTACCAAAGAAAAATACGATGTATTCTCGATTTAAATTTTCGCTGGAACTAAAAAATTCATTCCAGCGCGCTTGTATCGCCTGGGAAATACGATTCTCAGTATGGGGAAGGCTATGTCTATTCCCTAAGAAGCAGCACCCTAAACCTTCCCCATCATTGTATATCAACCTGACTGCTTCTCCTCGTAGTTCACTAATGTTCATAGCCTCAATAACAGCCTCAGGGCATGTTCTACTATCGCTATTAACATACATAACTCTAACTTCATGATCTCTAAGATCAGAATTCTCTTGGTTTGTTGCACAGATAGCATCGTAAACTTCTAAAGAGCTAAGAAGTTCCTCTCCCGTGTTTCTAGAGCCCCCCTCAATAAAAAGAGAAACCTCCTCAGCAGTAGTAGAAACAGATGACGGAGGAGGTTCGTTAGAAGAAGTCTCAATACTGAGTACTGGAAGTTCTTGAAGCTCTATTTCTTCTATATTTACCTCTGGACTCGGTGGTCGTGACTGTGTAGGATTTGCCATACAAGCTCCTTAACTTATTTATTTTGGCAAGTAGGTTTGTGAATAAAAAAATAGATTTCAAGAAATAAAAATTTCCATTCGCGACCTATTGACTGGGAATAAATTGCTTATGGAACCAAGAAGCAGACTGGGTCCGAGGCATAAATTACAATGAAAATATAGTAAAAAAATAGATTAAGGACCCTAAAGGTCCTGTCTAGAAAGAGCCACCAAAAAGAGCTCTCAATTGATATTGGATACTACTCCTCAAGACCTTCTGTTGCATCGGAAGCCCCTTTGCTTATCATCCGTAGAATACGGTTTTGAAGTTCAACGATTCGTTCTAGGTAACTGGTAACTTTTTCTCGTGCTTGTTGGAGGTGCATATAAAACTGTATCTCGGATTCCTGAATGTCTAAGAGCTGCCGGTCGGAATAGATAACATTCCCAGAATATTCGCCTACAGGGTTTCTCCATTTTCGGATACTTGCCAGTTGCTCTTCTAGCAATTCACTCTTCTTTTGGAGTGCTTTTAAGACTGGATCAATACCATATTTTAACAATGACTCTTCTCTTGAATCGGATATCAGAGTTGAAATAGGTTCTGCTCGAGAATCTGGTTCCATTTCCTTTTTAGGAATCCAAGGTGGAAATCTAGGATCACTAATATCTTCATCACCTAGATTATAAATCTTATGTATATCCTTGGGTGAAGCTCGACGTAATTCTGCAAACATCTTACCTTTAGTAAAAATAGAATCTTTATCGGAGTCCTTAGACTCTTTAGTGGGTACATAAAGTCTTCCAGAATTCACCTCTTTTTCTAGGATCTCTATATCCTTTTCCATTTTTTTCGTTTGGTTATCGATCTCCTGCAATGTGTTTCTAAGCTCTTCCTGTAATTTTGTTTCTACTGGTATATTCGCTAAGTATCGCGTATACCAATCTTGGCCACCTAAAGAGATCTCTTCTTCTTCCTTGAGCACACCTTTTAAAGTTTCAAAGAGGAATCTCTGTAAGGATGTCATCTCGCTAATAAGATCTAGATCTACGGTTTTTACAAAATCTTTATAGAAATCCTGACGATTACGTTTTGTTTTACTCAAAATCTGGCGTAGCACGTAGGAAAGCCCTACCACAATAACCCCTGCGTTAATACCGACAGCTAAAAGTAAAGGAAGTGCAAAAATTCCTCCTGGAACTAAAGCTGCCACCGCCATAACAGAAGCAACCGCACCTAAAGCCAAAATTACACTTACCGTTATGTGAATTGCTGACATACGAGAGCTTAACATTGAAAATTTTAAAGAAAAAACACCACCAGCTTTAGTAAGCTTATCCGTAATCCTTGAGAGGGTTGACATCACAACTTTGTTTCTATGAGTGAGACTCTGCAAGGGCCTTGTCTCTTCATATGCGGTTTCTTCTTTAAGGAGTTCCTGACGATACTCTAGGAGTTTCACGCATGCCTCATAATCTTTCGAAATTAAGTCAGCGTATTCCCCTAGAGAAGATCCATCACTAAGCATTACCTGATCTAAAACTTTTCTTTCGGTCGGAGACACACCGAGGTTCAACTTTTTAAACTGTTGAACAATAGAATTATGTGTAGCCCAGCTCTTTTTCAGATCTTCAGAATCTAAAGATTCTAAGTCCTTTTGTCGAAGCAAAGATTGAGAGAGTTTCTTTTGATTAATTTGATTAGTGGCATGCCTATGTCTATTTTGCAATATCATAGCAATCGTACCACTAGCAAATAAGGCCCCTCCAGCAGCAAAAAGACATCCACCTAAGATCATACTTATAGGAGCGCCAAAAGGGATTCCTATAATGAGCGCTATACCCAATAAGAGGGCAAGTACACCTAAAACTACAGCTGTAAGTTGAACTACCCGTGCCGCTTTAGGATGCTTCTCAGAAAAGTTGAGATTTACTTTAATGGGGTTAAGTTTTGGGTCTGTGAAATTAATAGGAAGATTT from Candidatus Chlamydia corallus encodes:
- a CDS encoding DUF687 domain-containing protein, with the protein product MANPTQSRPPSPEVNIEEIELQELPVLSIETSSNEPPPSSVSTTAEEVSLFIEGGSRNTGEELLSSLEVYDAICATNQENSDLRDHEVRVMYVNSDSRTCPEAVIEAMNISELRGEAVRLIYNDGEGLGCCFLGNRHSLPHTENRISQAIQARWNEFFSSSENLNREYIVFFFGNGGLYLQVALDNSIYSSRILCVGIGSSYYIQGDYRVQNYRLPGDWVTLLDYRGATAENTTTLPYADSAEGIFNPSIRCPSYQWALRYGEQCLISDYNEQIFVPPLSPPLEISLLVDLNRDPSAMTRLVEWINEGDSYTVREFNPQPNHCRDIALTALYATARISSLLQEILVLSVTYGVDVLVSYAIVTGYSTMTLRYFFLLLTNRPGCRRHLRALRLGVLGMQPLGFLTVLLDHINVARRVHRQPSLISAIFSVATFATGSFIYVDITRMFFTNLRSRVQFFVQRRLTGRNLPLGRVRVEHMESIRFSQSALTVFHGGIFMPIIIGVFNQLLIQVPRVIVRPNNPSVYDLNQTANEAWHSGDILAVGQTINFLFCMLLLVVNTFSFVRSVRRHLHRRPHR
- a CDS encoding IncA family protein, translated to MSNLPINFTDPKLNPIKVNLNFSEKHPKAARVVQLTAVVLGVLALLLGIALIIGIPFGAPISMILGGCLFAAGGALFASGTIAMILQNRHRHATNQINQKKLSQSLLRQKDLESLDSEDLKKSWATHNSIVQQFKKLNLGVSPTERKVLDQVMLSDGSSLGEYADLISKDYEACVKLLEYRQELLKEETAYEETRPLQSLTHRNKVVMSTLSRITDKLTKAGGVFSLKFSMLSSRMSAIHITVSVILALGAVASVMAVAALVPGGIFALPLLLAVGINAGVIVVGLSYVLRQILSKTKRNRQDFYKDFVKTVDLDLISEMTSLQRFLFETLKGVLKEEEEISLGGQDWYTRYLANIPVETKLQEELRNTLQEIDNQTKKMEKDIEILEKEVNSGRLYVPTKESKDSDKDSIFTKGKMFAELRRASPKDIHKIYNLGDEDISDPRFPPWIPKKEMEPDSRAEPISTLISDSREESLLKYGIDPVLKALQKKSELLEEQLASIRKWRNPVGEYSGNVIYSDRQLLDIQESEIQFYMHLQQAREKVTSYLERIVELQNRILRMISKGASDATEGLEE